CGACGGCCAGGATGATGGCGTCGGTGGCGAGCAGCGCCACGCGATAGCCGAACTGATAGGCGGAAGAGAGCAGGCCGAGCTCGTCATTGTCCGCCGCGGACTCGATGCGCCAGGCATCGACCACGATGTCCTGGGTCGCCGCCGCCAATGCGGTGAGGAAGGCAAAGCAGGTCAGGGCGAGAAGGCCGTTCTTCAGGCCGACGGCCGCCATGCCCATCAGGCCGAGCCCCACCACGATCTGGGCCAGCGCCATCCAACTGCGGCGGCGGCCGAGCTTGGTAAAGATCGGCGCGCTGACGCGATCGATGATCGGGGCCCAGATCGGCTTCAGCGAATAGGTGATTCCGACCCAGGAGACATAGCCGATGACCGCGAGCGAGGCGCCCTCGTCGCGCATCCAATAGCCCAGCGTGTTGCCGATCAGGAGGAACGGAATGCCCGAGGAAAGGCCCAGCACCAGCATCTGCAGCGTCTTGGGTTGCAGATAGGCCTTGAGCGAATGGCGGGGTCGAGCGGGAACCGCTGCGGTCATGCCGCGGCGGTGGTGATCGGCGCAGGCGGGAAGAAGACGTTGAACATGTCATCCAGCTGGGCGGGGTCGACGGGTTTGGTCAGAAAACCATCCATGCCCGCGTCTTTGCAAGCCCGCTTGCCGGTTTCCAGCGCATCCGCCGTCAGGGCGACGATCGGGGTGCGCCGCCGCCCGGTCGCGGTCTCATAGGCGCGGATCGCCCGCGTCGCCTCGATCCCGTCCATGCCGGGCATGTGAATGTCGGTCAGCACGATGTCGAATTCGCCGGTCTCCATCGCCTTCACCGCCCGCCTCGCCGGAGGTGACTTCGATCACGGAATGACCGCGGCGGCGCAGCAATTCGCGGGTCAGCATCAGGTTGATCGGATTGTCCTCGGCCAGGAGGATCCGGATGGCGCCGGGCGCCTCGGCGCGCGCGGGCGCCGTCATCGGAAACGATGCCCGTGGCGCCGCATGGATCGGCAG
Above is a window of Rhizomicrobium sp. DNA encoding:
- a CDS encoding response regulator gives rise to the protein METGEFDIVLTDIHMPGMDGIEATRAIRAYETATGRRRTPIVALTADALETGKRACKDAGMDGFLTKPVDPAQLDDMFNVFFPPAPITTAAA